The following coding sequences lie in one Flavobacterium cyclinae genomic window:
- a CDS encoding M23 family metallopeptidase: protein MKFVLALLFFPILFFAQQYPEDYFQSPLDIPLDLSGSFGELRSNHFHSGLDFKTKGVEGLPVYAAGDGYVSRIKISTFGYGKAIYITHPNGYTSVYGHLQKANGAIQDFIKKKQYEEQSYEVEIYLYPTELPVKKGDIIAFTGNTGGSGAPHLHFEFRNTKSEEILNPLHFGFKKIIKDERKPIIQGLVAYPLDSTTVNNSQLPINISFTKQTDGTYLGTKVRADGRIAFGINAYDFCTNAYNKNGLYKVKAYLNGVLQYQYGFDGFAFDESRYINNFIDYERFHLMGQRVQKLFQLTNYPLSIVAGNKKDGTIRVQPAANYLYRVELYDFHGNKVEITVPIEFARQEAKIEKTYPKTPYFIKAKNESIFEKNNVSVQIPENAFYHDFYINFDVNGDILTLHDDSVPVHKNITISFTNVQGLTEEQLAKTYIATLEGYKLEYNKTYRKGNTFSIKTKTLGKFKLAQDNTPPRIYNVNFVEGKTIKEQKTISVSISDLHSGIDTYNAYINGKWILMEYDYKTKKLVHNLDDAICVEGKNDFKLVVTDNLQNSTTFESYFFR from the coding sequence ATGAAATTTGTATTAGCCCTACTTTTTTTTCCAATTTTATTTTTTGCACAGCAATATCCAGAAGATTATTTTCAATCTCCGTTAGACATACCTTTAGATCTCTCGGGTTCTTTTGGTGAATTGCGTAGTAATCACTTTCATTCGGGACTTGATTTTAAGACTAAAGGAGTTGAAGGATTGCCTGTTTATGCTGCGGGAGATGGTTATGTTTCACGTATTAAAATTTCAACTTTTGGCTACGGAAAAGCTATTTATATTACGCATCCTAATGGCTATACTTCGGTTTATGGGCATTTACAAAAAGCCAATGGAGCTATTCAAGATTTTATAAAGAAAAAACAATACGAAGAACAATCGTATGAGGTTGAAATTTATTTGTATCCTACAGAATTGCCCGTAAAAAAAGGCGATATAATAGCATTTACAGGTAATACAGGAGGTAGCGGAGCTCCTCATTTGCATTTTGAATTTCGTAATACCAAATCGGAAGAAATTTTGAATCCGTTGCATTTCGGATTTAAAAAAATCATTAAAGACGAAAGAAAACCTATTATTCAAGGTCTTGTTGCCTATCCGTTAGATTCAACAACGGTTAATAATTCGCAATTACCCATCAACATTTCTTTTACAAAACAAACCGATGGCACTTATTTAGGAACAAAAGTTAGGGCTGATGGTAGAATTGCCTTTGGGATTAATGCATATGATTTTTGTACCAATGCCTATAATAAAAACGGATTGTATAAAGTAAAAGCCTACTTAAATGGTGTTTTACAGTACCAATATGGTTTTGATGGATTTGCTTTTGATGAATCGCGTTATATTAATAATTTTATCGATTATGAACGTTTTCATCTCATGGGACAACGGGTTCAAAAGCTTTTTCAATTAACAAATTATCCACTTTCAATAGTAGCAGGAAATAAAAAAGACGGAACCATTCGAGTGCAACCTGCTGCTAATTATTTGTATCGAGTAGAACTGTATGATTTTCATGGTAATAAAGTCGAAATTACTGTGCCTATAGAGTTTGCGCGTCAAGAAGCTAAAATTGAAAAAACGTACCCAAAAACTCCATATTTTATCAAAGCAAAAAACGAATCTATTTTTGAAAAAAATAATGTTTCAGTACAAATTCCTGAAAATGCTTTTTACCATGACTTTTATATAAATTTCGATGTTAACGGCGATATTTTAACCTTGCATGATGATAGTGTTCCTGTGCACAAAAATATAACCATATCGTTTACAAACGTACAAGGTTTAACAGAAGAGCAATTGGCAAAAACATACATTGCAACTTTAGAAGGTTATAAATTAGAATATAACAAAACCTACAGAAAAGGAAATACATTTTCTATAAAAACTAAGACTTTAGGTAAGTTTAAATTGGCTCAAGATAACACACCGCCAAGAATTTATAATGTAAATTTTGTAGAAGGAAAGACTATTAAAGAGCAAAAAACAATTAGTGTTTCTATTTCTGATTTGCATTCAGGAATTGATACCTACAATGCTTACATAAACGGAAAATGGATTTTAATGGAGTATGATTATAAAACAAAAAAGTTGGTACACAATTTAGATGATG
- the xerD gene encoding site-specific tyrosine recombinase XerD, with the protein MSTWQSYIKEYQNYLRLERGLSKNTIENYSFDIEKLVLFLNQHDIKVTPITITEETIQQFIYEIASKVNARSQSRIISGLKSFFNYLVFEDYRKDTPLELIEVPKTGRKLPDTLATEEIDALIAAIDLSTPEGERNRAMLETLYSCGLRVSELVGLKISDLFFEEGFVKITGKGNKQRFVPVGQSTIKYITSYVNLIRVHYPVQKGHEDTLFLNRRGRQLTRAMVFTIIKDLAVKINLNKTISPHTFRHSFATHLLENGADLRSIQLMLGHESITTTEVYMHLDRKFLSEVLNNYHPRK; encoded by the coding sequence AATATCAAAATTATCTGCGTTTAGAACGTGGGCTTTCTAAGAATACTATAGAAAATTATTCTTTTGATATCGAAAAGTTGGTTTTGTTTTTAAACCAACACGATATAAAAGTTACGCCAATTACTATAACAGAAGAAACCATTCAGCAATTTATTTATGAAATAGCTTCAAAAGTAAATGCTAGGAGTCAATCGCGAATAATTTCGGGTTTAAAAAGCTTTTTTAATTATTTGGTTTTTGAAGATTATCGAAAAGATACTCCACTAGAATTAATTGAAGTTCCAAAAACAGGTCGAAAACTTCCAGATACATTAGCTACAGAAGAAATTGACGCTTTAATTGCAGCCATAGATTTATCAACTCCTGAAGGTGAACGCAACAGAGCAATGTTAGAAACCCTATACAGTTGTGGTTTGCGTGTATCGGAATTAGTAGGGTTAAAAATTTCCGATTTATTTTTTGAAGAAGGTTTTGTTAAAATCACAGGAAAAGGAAACAAGCAACGATTTGTACCGGTGGGTCAGTCTACCATTAAATATATTACTTCTTATGTGAATTTAATTCGAGTGCATTATCCTGTTCAAAAAGGACATGAAGACACCTTGTTTTTGAATAGGAGAGGAAGACAATTAACACGAGCCATGGTTTTTACTATTATTAAAGATTTAGCGGTAAAAATCAATTTAAATAAAACCATTAGTCCGCATACGTTTCGTCATTCATTCGCAACGCATCTATTAGAAAATGGAGCCGATTTACGTTCGATTCAATTAATGCTCGGTCATGAATCCATTACTACAACCGAAGTGTATATGCATTTGGATAGAAAATTCCTTTCTGAGGTATTGAATAATTATCATCCACGTAAATAG
- a CDS encoding cell division protein ZapA, translating into MSEKLKIKISIADRVYPLTVDPSQEEGLRSASKKIDAMIKQFEQSYAVRDKQDVLAMCALQFAAQVEQKQISNSQDNEINLKRLVNLDKKLSELLSK; encoded by the coding sequence ATGAGTGAAAAACTGAAAATTAAAATTTCAATAGCAGATCGTGTGTATCCATTAACCGTGGATCCATCACAAGAAGAAGGACTTAGAAGTGCTTCAAAAAAAATAGATGCTATGATAAAACAGTTTGAACAAAGCTATGCCGTTAGAGATAAACAAGATGTTTTAGCTATGTGCGCTTTACAATTTGCAGCACAAGTAGAGCAAAAACAAATATCGAATTCTCAGGACAATGAAATCAATTTAAAAAGATTAGTTAATCTTGATAAAAAACTGAGCGAGTTACTCTCTAAATAA
- the rny gene encoding ribonuclease Y: protein MDILGIIIGIVVGLAGGFGIAKFLEKSNVSNLIKNAKKEAASILKDAKTEAEAAKKDKILQAKEKFLELKAEHEQVILARDKKMAEAEKRTRDKESQISNELARAKKAADEAEAKINDYNNKIEYLDKKQQEIDKLHRSQVEQLEAISGLSAEEAKNQLVESLKAEAKTNAMSFIQDTVEEAKMTAQQEAKKIIINTIQRVGTEEAVENCVSVFNIESDDVKGRIIGREGRNIRALEAATGVEIIVDDTPEAIILSCFDPVRREIARLALHKLVTDGRIHPARIEEVVAKTAKQIDEEIIETGKRTVIDLGIHGLHPELIKVVGRMKYRSSYGQNLLQHSREVAKLCGIMAAELGLNVKLAKRAGLLHDIGKVPDTESELPHAILGMQWAEKYGEKEEVCNAIGAHHDEIEMKSLISPIIQVCDAISGARPGARRQVLDSYIQRLKDLEDIAFGFNGVKNAYAIQAGRELRVIVESEKVSDEAAANLSFDISQKIQTEMTYPGQVKITVIRETRAVNIAK, encoded by the coding sequence ATGGATATACTAGGTATAATAATTGGAATTGTCGTTGGTCTTGCAGGAGGTTTTGGAATTGCTAAATTTTTAGAAAAAAGCAATGTTTCTAACCTTATTAAGAATGCAAAAAAAGAAGCAGCTTCGATTTTAAAAGACGCTAAAACTGAAGCTGAAGCCGCTAAAAAAGATAAAATTTTACAAGCAAAAGAAAAGTTTTTAGAACTTAAAGCGGAACACGAACAAGTGATTTTAGCACGTGATAAAAAAATGGCCGAAGCCGAAAAAAGAACACGTGATAAAGAATCGCAAATCTCTAACGAACTTGCTAGAGCCAAAAAAGCAGCTGATGAAGCGGAAGCTAAAATCAACGATTACAACAATAAAATCGAATATTTAGACAAGAAACAACAAGAAATTGACAAACTTCACAGAAGTCAAGTGGAGCAATTAGAAGCTATTTCTGGTCTATCTGCTGAAGAAGCTAAAAATCAATTGGTGGAAAGCTTAAAAGCTGAAGCTAAAACAAATGCTATGTCGTTCATCCAAGATACTGTGGAAGAAGCTAAAATGACAGCACAACAAGAAGCTAAGAAAATCATCATCAATACGATACAACGAGTTGGTACTGAAGAAGCAGTTGAAAACTGTGTTTCTGTATTTAACATTGAATCAGATGATGTAAAAGGTAGAATCATTGGTCGTGAAGGTCGTAACATTAGAGCTTTAGAAGCTGCAACTGGAGTTGAAATCATTGTGGACGACACACCAGAAGCTATCATCTTATCGTGTTTTGATCCTGTGAGAAGAGAAATTGCTCGTTTAGCATTACACAAATTAGTAACTGACGGACGTATTCACCCAGCACGTATTGAAGAAGTGGTTGCTAAAACTGCAAAACAAATCGATGAGGAAATCATTGAAACAGGTAAACGTACTGTAATTGATTTAGGTATTCACGGATTACACCCTGAATTAATCAAAGTAGTAGGTAGAATGAAATACCGTTCATCTTACGGACAAAACTTATTACAACACTCTAGAGAAGTAGCTAAGTTGTGTGGTATCATGGCTGCTGAATTAGGCTTAAACGTTAAATTAGCAAAAAGAGCTGGTTTATTACACGATATAGGAAAAGTGCCAGATACAGAAAGTGAATTACCTCACGCTATTTTAGGTATGCAATGGGCTGAGAAATATGGTGAAAAAGAAGAGGTTTGCAACGCTATTGGAGCTCACCATGACGAAATTGAAATGAAGTCATTAATTTCTCCAATTATCCAAGTTTGTGATGCTATTTCTGGAGCACGCCCTGGAGCAAGAAGACAAGTTTTAGATTCTTACATCCAACGTTTAAAAGATCTTGAAGATATCGCTTTCGGATTTAATGGAGTTAAGAATGCTTATGCTATTCAAGCAGGTAGAGAATTACGTGTTATTGTAGAGAGTGAAAAAGTATCAGATGAAGCAGCGGCTAACTTATCATTTGATATTTCTCAAAAAATTCAAACGGAAATGACATACCCAGGTCAAGTAAAAATCACGGTTATCAGAGAAACTAGAGCGGTTAATATTGCGAAGTAA